The genomic stretch tatatgaatgtatgtatattgtgtgtttatatatttatttattgaataatgTTAAGACTCATGATTGATAATAGTGTCATCAATTATGTATCGTctctttcaataaaaatatgacACATAATCCATGACAtcctattaatatttttatttattaaaaaacacatgatatatatatatatacactaatgtttgatgaatttttttttattaattttagtacaaataggaaaatgacttataaattttgaattaataagACATTTTACATCACTTGGtgtaaccattttttttttgtcaactaAACAAGAAAATTTCTCGAACAATATTTTACACCCAAACAATCAAATCTTAAagttgtgttctctttactgttttcaagtcatttttaatttttgattttttaaaataataaaaacgcattctttttgttgtttttaaaaatatatttttgaaaacaaaaaaaaaaattgtaaagaaaattcaaaacaataaaaaattattttgaatgttttcatacaaaacaaactctaaattcaaaacacatttatttatttatttattcatattttattattgtaatgggaaaaaatattacaaaattcattaactttaaaatgtatatatttttttaataatatattaacattaaatatttttaatttactgaataatcaagtttttttaataaaaatcattaaaaaattatttttaagatttcaaagagaacgtattttttaattttttatttaaaaaaataatttttcaaaatgaaaaaaagaacgagttttcaattttctaaaaatagactatcaaaacaaaaaactaaaaatgaattcaaaactcaaaactgaaaattgaaaagaaaagagaatgcAACCTAATATATTTAATCGAGCCCtaagatattaattaaaataattttaagatacCAAAATGACTTTGTTTTTTAAGACTAAGAACACACAAGATCTTTGAGATgacaaaaattttcattattcattttgaattttttatatttaaaattaagttgttggataaatataaatataaagatcTTTGACAATATATTTGTTAGTTTtatgttctcattttttttttataagggggtgtttgttaattaaaataagagggagaaaatgtcaaatataaaaaacattccggatgttttgttttttcaacatgtttgttaagcttatttAACCACTTCCAAAAAAGCtctcacgtgacttcttatttcctcttttcaagataaatttaactGACctctcagataaatttatctagtttTTTTAAGATAAGACTCAATTACTTACATGCCCCTTAtaggatagttaatgccatttaatgcattttaaagatttaaatttattaaaaaaacttatttatttaagtcttataattaatattatttaatacatttttaaattattatatgttttgacaatttttaaatgacattattcatttcattaaattttaaaatttaaatttctctctctctatatatattttattaattaatataattcctttcaccattttttaaattattttattttattttatattttattacctgTTGTACGCCATTCCTGCTTCACTCCTCGTGGGCCGGGCTCAGTTCAATGGGCCAGCCCAATCACCTAGAGCCTAGAAAGTCCAGGCGACCTCGTTAAAGGAAGTCCGTACACCACCAAAACCCAAAGCCCGTAAAGCAAGCACCTTGCGAACTCCTGGTAAAACCCCCTAGTGAGCTCTCAacgatcgactaacgagctcgcTATAAAACCTTCAGTTCGCTGGACCGCCCAAGTTGCTGGCCTAAAACCGCCAGCTCGCATAAATGGTAAaactgctgagaagtcagaggtaagGACTATTCACTTTACCTACAACAGCCTATGCCCCTCGTAATAAGGATCTCACTCCCGATTTTGTGTAAACGATAAAggttgtttgtcccccattatgtaatcattgtatttctatatgttatctaaattgtaaaagcctctcagtataaataagaatcataGATATCATGAGGGGCAGGGGACAGAAAGAATAATCATACACCGTCATtctaaaagaataatcagagtgcggtcgtggagtaggcatcgttctggttGAACCACATAAAAATTCTGGTATCGACTCACGTCCgagatctttgttttcttcttcttggcacttTGGACTTATTCACCGTAGCCCAAAAACGAATCGGggtcggctgaaattgaacgtcaACATtacctattatgaaaatatgttttggccatttttaattatctaggtggaattattgtaattctaacaataattatttctattttttaactctttttaaatttatttttgaataggaatttagaaaataaaatattttttttaattttaattttgttgacaattcatattaatcataaaatactattttaatcataaatttggtaatagagatattttggtaaaaaaactcTTAGCTTGATGTTTATCATATACaataacaaacacataaaaagaaaaaaatacaattatcagtggattttaaaaaatttaacaaacactctgatatgaattttggaatgctttccaACCTTATGTTGATCCGAAATGCATTCcaaacttatcttgatatctcttatattgttcattttaacaaacgccccctaaatgaaaaatatacacaaaatatttcattattgtAAAATGTTCATCTAAAGTAAACTAGAGGTAGCATTAAGTTTGactatttgtttatttataaatttgttacaaatatatGTTTGATTCGATAAATTAGTAACTAGATAAAGTTAATATATTTCTTAAATCTAATagttacataaattttatttttctattttttaaatctatatataaaatataaagaaagaaaattgcaaaaagaaatatgagaagtACTTGAAAATTTATCTgtattcaatttatatttttctctttttaaattttaattagatgTTTTGATTTactaagatattttttaaaaattttaaacaattttttctttagaatttactttcaaaatccaaatatttttataagaatattttattaattattttctaacatATAGTCAATTAATGAAAGAGAATCAACCCAACCACCAACTATGTATTGTCTAAGCTTATTTTAATCATCGTCTCATAGATTTTTCCTCTGTAAGATAAATGACGTCTATTAGTAAGtgttaaataacaataattcatCTATAGGAGATGTTTTTAGAGCAtatgatagaaaaaaaataatatttttctcatataaTAGGTAACAAGACCCTTTTCGTCGAGTCACTATTCTTCTCAGTCCACAAACAAAATGTGAGACTGATATCAATAGTTCATCACGAAAGAGATGATTAACTAAGCCAAGATCACTAACTAATACTAATCTAATAGAAAATactaataaaatagaaaagaactATCTCTTCTTAAAAAAGCTATCTACATAGAATGTGGACTAAAACAAAAGATCAGATGACAATTCTAAAGAACGAATAGACATAGCTAAACAAACAAATAGCCTAAAGATACAAGACTACACCAACCgtaaacaaaaatagaaagtaCCAAACTACACAAACACCTAATATCCAATGGATGGGAAAACGATCTTCCATATTGGGAAGTGAGGGTTGTGAATAAGGCAATTGTATGATCAATCTCCTTTGATAAACAAATGCACTGAGACTAGACTTAAGAGAATTCCGAAGAGCCAAAGCACCATTCCCTAGTCTCCCTTCAAGGAGATTGCCTAAGCTACCCCAAAAGGTATGTCTTAAACAGATGCTTTTAACATGATAATATAACAAAGCCTCCAAATCAACCTACGAAGAAGCAAAGAGTCTGCTTTTCTATCTCATGGAGAAATAGATTATACAATAAacgataaaaaaacaaattctaTAGTTAATGACTTAACATGTATGACtgtaaatgcaaattaataataagaaaatacatCAAATAGATTAAACAATTTAAAGGGACAAAAATAGAACTGCGTGTCTGCACTTATACCAACCTGAAGCCATGAAACCTCTATGCAACAGTCGCTCTCTACCAATTCATCAATAACAACCATTTGTCACCTAAAGATCAAAGAAACATGTGTATCATACAAAGATTATAAGGCACTTGAGTGATGGAAGTCAATAAACATACAGGAGACAAATACCATCATTACGTAAGGGACTCTCACGCCCGCGTTCCCTGGTTTAGGGTCTAATGTATAGTTATAGTTCATTTAGGTCTCCCCGGGATAGACAGGGTTAGGTGCTACCAAGGTCACGTCTTGATAGGTCACCCTGGCTATCcctttaaattaataattagcaaaaacaaaaaatactaaCACATGTTGACATGATAAATACAAGTGGTTGAGTTGGAACTACTTGCATGGTCCACAAAGGTTGGGCTTGTGCCTTCTTTGAGGGTTCAAGTGGGTTGAGTTGTCCCTTTTCTTTCAAGCCCATGGCAGAATCTCTTCTGTCTTAACCTTCAAACAACAGCCTCTCACCAGCTTAGCACATACACCTCTCTTTCCATGAACTTGTACTGGAGTAAAAGCAAAGAAAATTGAGGTCTATCCATCATCATCAAATAGTGCCCCGTCTTACACAATATTCGCAACCCATATTCTGATTCACTTCTCATCAACACCATCATGGATCCTCAGACTCCTTCCCCTCCCAGTGAGAAGCCAACCGGCACAGATCACCACTTGAAAGCCACCATCGACACTTCTCGGCCTTTCAGCTCTGTCAAAGAAGCAGTGGCCATATTCGGCGAAAAGCTTCTGACCGGAGAGCTCTACTGGTCACCAAAGCCTTCCACTGGCACTGCCAGCAGTACTCCAAGGCAAGAGTACTATTACTCACCATGGAAACTCTGTCCAAGTCCCACGAAAAGTAATaatcaagaacaagaagaagccCTAGTGGATACTGTAAAGAGACTTGAGGCTGAGCTTGAAGAGACAAAAATAGAGCTGAAGGTgctgaagaagaaagagtctgAGACCGAGGTGGCTTTAGCCTCACTGAATGCTGAGCTTCACAAGAACATGTCAAAGATAGCACAGGCTGAGGCAGCGGCAGCAGCAAAAGCAGTGGCAGTGAGAACAAGCAGCTTgggggaagaagagaaaaagaggggTTTGGTAGTGAGAATGGAGGATTCACCAACTCTGGCTCGTATTCTGGAtattggagaagaagaggatagGCGCCTGTTCGGAGGAAGAAAGGAGAGGACCATgaagataaggaagaagaagcctaTTGTTCCTCTTGTCACAGACTTGTTTTCAAGGAAAAAGGATCAATCTCCTGCTAGTATCCATAGCTCTCTCTTTTCATCTACCCATGTGTTTCTTTGAGAAAATTTGGACACTCGcctatatatttcaatatttgtaaGAGTTCGTGCATGCCACTTGTGAACAGGGCCAAGAAACATGATATTCAGTTTTCGACAACGATTTCATATTTCAAGCTtgcttttgtttcattttcGTCTTTTTTATGGAATCATATGCCCGAACATGTtcgtatatataattatgtatttggttTTGTCTGGAAcgtttgtttttgtttaaagTTTTGAAAGCATGCATGGAGACTAATTATCACGTGAAATGATAGCAATTTGAGATGGTCTTGGCCAtttactttcaattttaattgcATTACTTCAATTGCTAGGTCTACTTTTTCCTCTCTCTTGtaaattgaaaaggaaaatgataacTCTTATGGAATTTTTCGATAGGCATCACCAACAAATGAACTAAACAGGATTGCCCCTTCCCCAAAGTTGATTTATCCATCatcctttattaattaaagCCTGACTGTGTCTTCATCTGCAACAGAATGTAAAATACAGGGGAAGCTCCTCATCTTCTTAGTGATAACAAAGTCTGATCACTGAATTAGAATCAGCAGTGAATACCCATGGTCGCCTAAAGGGGAATTTACAGTAACTTACTCATGCAAAACCCACCACCATCAAGCACAAATGATATAATCTCAATCCAAAGCTGGCAGATGTAGTCACTACACATATCGACACTAGAAGGGGGGATCTGGCTTAACTAGCAAGTCTCTTGATAATCATACCAGTTAACTGTTTGATCAATTGAAACTCGGTCCTGCAACTAGCTAGCCAACAATAAGATGCCCAAAAATTTAGGTGACCTGCCTTCAATTTCCAAGAGGCTAACATTCTATTTCCAGTAGGTGCCAGGGGAAGAAAACTTGTTGTGAGAAAGGAGAAACATCAAAACCCTAGAGATGCACAAGGAGCATTGCTCACTATTTCAAATCAAGATTCAAATGTCATCTCCATAATCTGTTTAAATTAAAACCAGGTTAGGCAACCTGAAAACATTGAATTATTTACAAGTGATAGtacaaaaaaaatgtgcaatTGAATGGTACTGACAGTGACAAATCTGCAATGCCCCCATCCTCTCATCTCCCAACTCCCCTGTCAAGGTAACCCATTATAGAACACCACAAAATCTATTTTGTGATCTcactatcttttatttttttggaaatataCTTCAACACTAAAGCAAGGAATTTCTGTGAAACCTATTGCACCATTGTTGGTCTGACCATCTAATGGAAAATTGGAGGTGCTACtcaataagagaaaatatgaagaatGCTGTAACCAACTTAGCAATTTTATCTCAATCATTTTCTCTACACTCCAATTTCACCCATGCatcctctcctcctcctcctccaactCCTATCAAggttcttccattttctttccaaCTATCGGATGACAAAAAGCAAACTAGAATAGGCTGATTGATCCAGGTAGCGACAGGCTGTCAAATCTATTTCCCCTATAAATTTATAACCATTTTGCACATGTGGGTGTAGGTGCGTGTCTGTGTTGGTATCTCTGTAGGCTTTGATCAGTTCTCAAATCACTCTACATCAACATATACTGAACTATTGATTGATAAAAGACCAATCAATACTCTACAACCATTTGtaacccccccaaaaaaatctGGAAGTGTAAGATCAGGATTCAATATGGCTgagaaacaaaagcaaaaggaaCTAGAAGCCATCACCAACACTCTCTCTGCGCCTGTAACTATGGATTCTTCCGTGACAACTGACATGCAACAGACCTTCAATTGGCATTCCCATTTTATGAAGTTGTGCCACAATTTCTGtggcaattttatttttcaatagtttatatatttacttctgaaatactttttattttgagtaATATTTAAGTAGTTATAAGATAAATATGTAACTTAAATTACTTAATACACATAAGATATAACTTCTCAATGCCTCTAAGTAGATATAAAGAGAGGGAGGAGAAGAATATTGATGCACAAGCTATATAGCACACACAGAACATGTGTCCATCTCTTCTAgtctacatatatataaacacggACAACATAAAGTGAAATAGAGAAAAGAGGAAAGCAGTGAGTATTTACTGaattaaaattgttatatttcaCTAAGATAGTTGCATTACAAGCTTACTTGGGCCTAGTGCAATGGGATTAATCTCCAAGAACAAGTCACCTAAACTTCCCAGTTTCCTTACTTGAGGAAGCCTAAGTTCAGCTTTACTACTGCTTTGAAGGCTTGAAACCTAATTTTAGactaagaaaaaaagaaaaaggatagcAAAGAGAACACTCAAATGTGTTATAAGAGGCTCTCTATATTAAAAATGTCATACTTGTGTGGATTCCTTGAAAAATAGTACCTTCTCTATATATAGTCACCtaaagaaagaataagaacaacaacaacaatatgaGGCGTAAAATTCCCCTAAGTGGGGTTGTTATGTGAATTCTTGCTCACCAGTCATCTCTATTCACGACTACATATTTATGAGGCTATTATATAGTATGATGTATgacaattttttgttaaaatttctTTGGTCTATTCTGCTACATATTTTTTGCATTCCATGCACTCCCCTCACACATACATCCATTTCACTTCCAAACTATCTCAAATGTTTTCTGCCCATCTTATATGATCATACTATCTTAAAATGCATTTCCCGCATCT from Diospyros lotus cultivar Yz01 chromosome 9, ASM1463336v1, whole genome shotgun sequence encodes the following:
- the LOC127809938 gene encoding WEB family protein At2g17940; its protein translation is MDPQTPSPPSEKPTGTDHHLKATIDTSRPFSSVKEAVAIFGEKLLTGELYWSPKPSTGTASSTPRQEYYYSPWKLCPSPTKSNNQEQEEALVDTVKRLEAELEETKIELKVLKKKESETEVALASLNAELHKNMSKIAQAEAAAAAKAVAVRTSSLGEEEKKRGLVVRMEDSPTLARILDIGEEEDRRLFGGRKERTMKIRKKKPIVPLVTDLFSRKKDQSPASIHSSLFSSTHVFL